In Camelina sativa cultivar DH55 chromosome 13, Cs, whole genome shotgun sequence, the genomic window NNNNNNNNNNNNNNNNNNNNNNNNNNNNNNNNNNNNNNNNNNNNNNNNNNNNNNNNNNNNNNNNNNNNNNNNNNNNNNNNNNNNNNNNNNNNNNNNNNNNNNNNNNNNNNNNNNNNNNNNNNNNNNNNNNNNNNNNNNNNNNNNNNNNNNNNNNNNNNNNNNNNNNNNNNNNNNNNNNNNNNNNNNNNNNNNNNNNNNNNNNNNNNNNNNNNNNNNNNNNNNNNNNNNNNNNNNNNNNNNNNNNNNNNNNNNNNNNNNNNNNNNNNNNNNNNNNNNNNNNNNNNNNNNNNNNNNNNNNNNNNNNNNNNNNNNNNNNNNNNNNNNNNNNNNNNNNNNNNNNNNNNNNNNNNNNNNNNNNNNNNNNNNNNNNNNNNNNNNNNNNNNNNNNNNNNNNNNNNNNNNNNNNNNNNNNNNNNNNNNNNNNNNNNNNNNNNNNNNNNNNNNNNNNNNNNNNNNNNNNNNNNNNNNNNNNNNNNNNNNNNNNNNNNNNNNNNNNNNNNNNNNNNNNNNNNNNNNNNNNNNNNNNNNNNNNNNNNNNNNNNNNNNNNNNNNNNNNNNNNNNNNNNNNNNNNNNNNNNNNNNNNNNNNNNNNNNNNNNNNNNNNNNNNNNNNNNNNNNNNNNNNNNNNNNNNNNNNNNNNNNNNNNNNNNNNNNNNNNNNNNNNNNNNNNNNNNNNNNNNNNNNNNNNNNNNNNNNNNNNNNNNNNNNNNNNNNNNNNNNNNNNNNNNNNNNNNNNNNNNNNNNNNNNNNNNNNNNNNNNNNNNNNNNNNNNNNNNNNNNNNNNNNNNNNNNNNNNNNNNNNNNNNNNNNNNNNNNNNNNNNNNNNNNNNNNNNNNNNNNNNNNNNNNNNNNNNNNNNNNNNNNNNNNNNNNNNNNNNNNNNNNNNNNNNNNNNNNNNNNNNNNNNNNNNNNNNNNNNNNNNNNNNNNNNNNNNNNNNNNNNNNNNNNNNNNNNNNNNNNNNNNNNNNNNNNNNNNNNNNNNNNNNNNNNNNNNNNNNNNNNNNNNNNNNNNNNNNNNNNNNNNNNNNNNNNNNNNNNNNNNNNNNNNNNNNNNNNNNNNNNNNNNNNNNNNNNNNNNNNNNNNNNNNNNNNNNNNNNNNNNNNNNNNNNNNNNNNNNNNNNNNNNNNNNNNNNNNNNNNNNNNNNNNNNNNNNNNNNNNNNNNNNNNNNNNNNNNNNNNNNNNNNNNNNNNNNNNNNNNNNNNNNNNNNNNNNNNNNNNNNNNNNNNNNNNNNNNNNNNNNNNNNNNNNNNNNNNNNNNNNNNNNNNNNNNNNNNNNNNNNNNNNNNNNNNNNNNNNNNNNNNNNNNNNNNNNNNNNNNNNNNNNNNNNNNNNNNNNNNNNNNNNNNNNNNNNNNNNNNNNNNNNNNNNNNNNNNNNNNNNNNNNNNNNNNNNNNNNNNNNNNNNNNNNNNNNNNNNNNNNNNNNNNNNNNNNNNNNNNNNNNNNNNNNNNNNNNNNNNNNNNNNNNNNNNNNNNNNNNNNNNNNNNNNNNNNNNNNNNNNNNNNNNNNNNNNNNNNNNNNNNNNNNNNNNNNNNNNNNNNNNNNNNNNNNNNNNNNNNNNNNNNNNNNNNNNNNNNNNNNNNNNNNNNNNNNNNNNNNNNNNNNNNNNNNNNNNNNNNNNNNNNNNNNNNNNNNNNNNNNNNNNNNNNNNNNNNNNNNNNNNNNNNNNNNNNNNNNNNNNNNNNNNNNNNNNNNNNNNNNNNNNNNNNNNNNNNNNNNNNNNNNNNNNNNNNNNNNNNNNNNNNNNNNNNNNNNNNNNNNNNNNNNNNNNNNNNNNNNNNNNNNNNNNNNNNNNNNNNNNNNNNNNNNNNNNNNNNNNNNNNNNNNNNNNNNNNNNNNNNNNNNNNNNNNNNNNNNNNNNNNNNNNNNNNNNNNNNNNNNNNNNNNNNNNNNNNNNNNNNNNNNNNNNNNNNNNNNNNNNNNNNNNNNNNNNNNNNNNNNNNNNNNNNNNNNNNNNNNNNNNNNNNNNNNNNNNNNNNNNNNNNNNNNNNNNNNNNNNNNNNNNNNNNNNNNNNNNNNNNNNNNNNNNNNNNNNNNNNNNNNNNNNNNNNNNNNNNNNNNNNNNNNNNNNNNNNNNNNNNNNNNNNNNNNNNNNNNNNNNNNNNNNNNNNNNNNNNNNNNNNNNNNNNNNNNNNNNNNNNNNNNNNNNNNNNNNNNNNNNNNNNNNNNNNNNNNNNNNNNNNNNNNNNNNNNNNNNNNNNNNNNNNNNNNNNNNNNNNNNNNNNNNNNNNNNNNNNNNNNNNNNNNNNNNNNNNNNNNNNNNNNNNNNNNNNNNNNNNNNNNNNNNNNNNNNNNNNNNNNNNNNNNNNNNNNNNNNNNNNNNNNNNNNNNNNNNNNNNNNNNNNNNNNNNNNNNNNNNNNNNNNNNNNNNNNNNNNNNNNNNNNNNNNNNNNNNNNNNNNNNNNNNNNNNNNNNNNNNNNNNNNNNNNNNNNNNNNNNNNNNNNNNNNNNNNNNNNNNNNNNNNNNNNNNNNNNNNNNNNNNNNNNNNNNNNNNNNNNNNNNNNNNNNNNNNNNNNNNNNNNNNNNNNNNNNNNNNNNNNNNNNNNNNNNNNNNNNNNNNNNNNNNNNNNNNNNNNNNNNNNNNNNNNNNNNNNNNNNNNNNNNNNNNNNNNNNNNNNNNNNNNNNNNNNNNNNNNNNNNNNNNNNNNNNNNNNNNNNNNNNNNNNNNNNNNNNNNNNNNNNNNNNNNNNNNNNNNNNNNNNNNNNNNNNNNNNNNNNNNNNNNNNNNNNNNNNNNNNNNNNNNNNNNNNNNNNNNNNNNNNNNNNNNNNNNNNNNNNNNNNNNNNNNNNNNNNNNNNNNNNNNNNNNNNNNNNNNNNNNNNNNNNNNNNNNNNNNNNNNNNNNNNNNNNNNNNNNNNNNNNNNNNNNNNNNNNNNNNNNNNNNNNNNNNNNNNNNNNNNNNNNNNNNNNNNNNNNNNNNNNNNNNNNNNNNNNNNNNNNNNNNNNNNNNNNNNNNNNNNNNNNNNNNNNNNNNNNNNNNNNNNNNNNNNNNNNNNNNNNNNNNNNNNNNNNNNNNNNNNNNNNNNNNNNNNNNNNNNNNNNNNNNNNNNNNNNNNNNNNNNNNNNNNNNNNNNNNNNNNNNNNNNNNNNNNNNNNNNNNNNNNNNNNNNNNNNNNNNNNNNNNNNNNNNNNNNNNNNNNNNNNNNNNNNNNNNNNNNNNNNNNNNNNNNNNNNNNNNNNNNNNNNNNNNNNNNNNNNNNNNNNNNNNNNNNNNNNNNNNNNNNNNNNNNNNNNNNNNNNNNNNNNNNNNNNNNNNNNNNNNNNNNNNNTCAAGTTAACCACAATGAACCTAACAGAGTAAAAGGTTTTGATCATATCCATATTTAAGGTGAAGTCATAATCTGgtgattcttcttcatcatattccaaaacaacaacaaaaacgaaATAAGTATTTAAACTCAAAAGCTCATAGCAAGTCACAGAAGCAGTAGAAGAGAAGCATTGAACCAACTCCATAACAAGCTCACTTCACCTTCCAATTTCTTAAGTCTTTCTGCGACCAACACGAGCAACAAACCCTTGCTTGATCTGAGTCACAGATCGTTGAGATCCACACTGCAAAGATGAAACACAGAAGATTCAGCACAGAGTAAACACTTGATCAAGCAATGTAGGcaaaatatatatctacatCATTGCCAGCCTCACATGACTCTTCAATTTAAGTCAGAGAATTATGATTCACTAAGAAATCTATGCCTCCTGATGAGTTTATGTTCACCAAGTATCAACTACAAGACAAAGCATAAAACTGTGTGTGTGTAGGGGGTAATCAACTGGGTTATCACCAGTCTGTCTAAAAGAGAAATCATGCATGATAGAGGCTTTTGGCTAGTGAAAAGCATGAGGAGAAGACAATGGCATATATAAGCTTCTCTTAAAATTATCAGTTCCCCATCATATGATTGAAATGATGTAGGCAAGAAGAGTTTTAGTATTTAGCTGCGCAGAAAGTACAACAGAAACCGAGGAATGCATATTAAGATAAGAGCtaaaatttataccttttcACATCGCAAAAAGAAGAGACGATTCTCCTTAGAAAGAATTGTGTCAGGGCTCTTGCAACCAAGGCAAATGACGTACTCAGCTGCAAATAAACGAAGCGATTAAGAACTCTCCAAATAGTTATTATTCACAAATTTGGAGACTAGAGAGAAAGTTACTTACTGATATATCGCCGCAAAATCCCTTCAAAATTCTTAGGTGCAAACCTTCCCTTAACAACCAACCTTTGCTGCCCATCAAGCGAACCACTAGTACCCAACTCAGCAAGCAAGAAAGTCATAACATGATCTGGTTGACGATGCATCCTGATTTTTTTCAAAGCAGTGTCAGACAGCCATCAAAAATATACAAGTATCATAATGAATAAACGAATTTGAGACAAGAAGGGGTTTGTTCGTACGTCTTGCAAAGGTCCATAAAGTTGACAAACACTGTCTTCTTTGTCCCTTCACGAAGAACCTGAGGAGGCCTCATAACTGTACGACGCCTATCTCCAGCAAGCTCCGGATTATTTTCACGGAGAATGTTAAAAACTCTACCAAGAAGCTGCAAATATAAGTCCCGTCAGGGGAGAGGGATTTTTGAAATGGATACTTTGACATACGAAcaaataaagataaatatttttgtttttggaatggATACTTTGACATTGCAAATCAACACGGGTTGTTGATACAAATAACCATCTAAGATATACTCACTTCGTCATATATGTAGTCTCTATCACTTCCCTCCCAGGGGTAACGTTGCTGCTGAAGAACCATTCCTTCTGccccttcttcctcctcattaGCAAGATCTGCAATATATTCTCAATAAGAATTTAACATGAAAAACATTCAAGCCCTAGTAAACAATTAataagcaaaaaagaaagaaaaaaaaaaccataccaTCCAAATCTTCTCCAGCATCAACAATTTCATCATTCAACAAGCTTGATTCATCAAgctaaacacaaaacaaaaacaacaatatgAAGCACATTATCATCCAAAACACACgtttaaagaataaaaaaaaaccttaaaaggCAGAAAACGTTAAAACACTCactggcttcttcttcttcttcttcattccagCAAATGAACTCTCAAGATCACCATCATTagctacagaaaaaaaaaaaaggaattagaCAAAAAAGTAACACAAacacgattaaaaaaaaacaaacaaactgttTCACAAATCATCGTACCAGGCAATGAATCAGATTTCTCAGCCTGTGAGGACTCTCCTACGTCCATAACAGGATCCTGaatcacaactttcttcttcttcttcttcttggttggATCAAAAGGTGCGAGCTGCTGTAAAACGAtgaaccaaaacacaaaattcaATAATGactttttaacaaacaaaatatcaatattcTATACCGGTAAAATCGACACCTAAGAAACCACAGGATCATTAATTTACCTCTTGCTCTTCCTTCATCTCATTGTTTTCGTCAGCCATGATTGCAACTGAGACAAAAAAACGATAAAAACACGAATGATAATAAGCActcagaaaccaaaaaaaaaaaaaaaatcagggtTTCGACATCAAAAATCGATAATCTCAAACGCAACGAAAACAATAACTAGATTCAGgaataaaattttggaatcCCAATATGAAATCATTAGATGATTATTATACCCACAGGTCAAGGGTTCACAAGAGACAAAAAGGAACGCGGCTAGGTTAACCAATGATCGCTAAACTCAATAACTCCAAAATACAGATTGAACTTTGAGATCGACAGAAGGAAACTCACAAAGGGATGTCGAAACGAGATAGGCCTAAGGAGTAAACGAGGCTGCTTTGCAATGGCGATGAATCCGAGAGAGCGAGAGTAAGCGGCGCAGGTCTGGTTTTAATCTGACATAAGTATTAACCCTTTTTTGCTCCTCGTCCTAAAATAGTGTAActtattattctcttttttattattattattattttatatagataCGGAgactttatttttcattttcttcagaaaatttaatattttattttgcgagaaaaaatgatagattacttttactttataaattatttttagagTAATAGAAGCGGGGATGTAAGCAAACTAATAAAAAAGGA contains:
- the LOC104736168 gene encoding eukaryotic translation initiation factor 2 subunit beta-like; the protein is MADENNEMKEEQEQLAPFDPTKKKKKKKVVIQDPVMDVGESSQAEKSDSLPANDGDLESSFAGMKKKKKKPLDESSLLNDEIVDAGEDLDDLANEEEEGAEGMVLQQQRYPWEGSDRDYIYDELLGRVFNILRENNPELAGDRRRTVMRPPQVLREGTKKTVFVNFMDLCKTMHRQPDHVMTFLLAELGTSGSLDGQQRLVVKGRFAPKNFEGILRRYITEYVICLGCKSPDTILSKENRLFFLRCEKCGSQRSVTQIKQGFVARVGRRKT